A stretch of the Deinococcus sp. Leaf326 genome encodes the following:
- the queA gene encoding tRNA preQ1(34) S-adenosylmethionine ribosyltransferase-isomerase QueA — protein sequence MIPVPDPVHTADAVLGRLKFELPEARIAQTGAEPRDASRLMVVDDQITHHIFRDLPDLLRPGDLLVFNESRVIPARVMARKPVDAGGFGGGQVEVLLLREEEANVWSAYLKPARRAGNVLLLGPGGEHRAEVVGVLDDGARLLRFGYDLKPHLDEIGRLPLPPYIDAGTAESEAHWRERYQTVYAQTPGSVAAPTAGLHFTPELLARLDARGIERASVTLHVGAGTFKPVSGPVAEHVMHAERYSVSEAAAGAINRARAEGRRVVAVGTTTVRTLESAWDGEAVRAGEGDTRIFITPGTPVNVPDLLITNLHLPGSTLLLLVSAFAGEERIRAAYGAALEGEYRFYSLGDAMLLENTRS from the coding sequence TTCGAGCTGCCGGAGGCGCGCATTGCCCAGACGGGCGCCGAGCCTCGCGACGCCTCGCGGCTGATGGTGGTGGACGACCAGATCACGCACCATATCTTCCGCGACCTGCCCGACCTGCTGCGGCCCGGCGACCTGCTCGTGTTCAACGAGAGCCGCGTGATCCCGGCGCGCGTCATGGCCCGCAAGCCGGTGGACGCCGGCGGGTTCGGCGGCGGCCAGGTCGAGGTCCTGCTGCTGCGCGAGGAGGAGGCGAACGTCTGGAGCGCCTACCTCAAGCCCGCGCGGCGCGCCGGAAACGTGCTGCTGCTGGGGCCGGGCGGTGAACACCGCGCCGAGGTCGTGGGCGTGCTCGACGACGGCGCGCGGCTGTTGCGCTTCGGCTATGACCTCAAACCTCATCTCGACGAAATCGGGCGGCTGCCGCTGCCGCCGTACATTGACGCGGGCACGGCCGAGTCCGAGGCCCACTGGCGTGAGCGCTATCAGACCGTCTATGCGCAGACCCCCGGCAGCGTGGCCGCGCCGACCGCCGGGCTGCACTTCACGCCCGAGCTTCTGGCACGGTTGGACGCGCGTGGTATCGAGCGCGCCAGCGTGACCCTGCACGTGGGGGCCGGCACCTTCAAGCCGGTCTCGGGGCCGGTGGCCGAGCATGTCATGCACGCCGAGCGGTACTCGGTGAGCGAGGCTGCTGCCGGGGCGATCAACCGCGCCCGTGCCGAGGGCCGCCGCGTGGTGGCGGTCGGCACGACGACCGTCCGCACGCTGGAAAGTGCCTGGGACGGCGAGGCGGTGCGGGCAGGGGAGGGCGACACCCGGATTTTCATCACGCCGGGGACGCCCGTCAACGTGCCCGATCTGCTCATCACCAATCTGCACCTGCCGGGCAGCACGCTGCTGCTGCTGGTCTCGGCGTTCGCGGGCGAGGAACGGATCAGGGCGGCATATGGGGCGGCGCTGGAGGGGGAGTACCGGTTCTACTCCCTGGGGGACGCGATGTTGTTGGAGAACACGCGGAGCTGA
- a CDS encoding GNAT family N-acetyltransferase, translating to MSIVWEDGPLGNPIWTALRGPQAAFAQTTNLAAHYAPPVAVFAGLAEDTPQAWADLTAMTPAGGLAVLFAPEVIDAPAGWTRGFVGNPLQMVQARPQATGAQPDGLSVRELTADDVGAMMDLTALTRPGPFLPRTPELGLYLGVWDESGDAPRLAAMAGQRLQPPGHREISAVCTHPDYRRRGLARTLVARLAAHSHAAGEVPFLHVNLENEGAVAVYRDLGFEPVRQLRATVLNRE from the coding sequence ATGAGCATCGTCTGGGAGGACGGCCCGCTGGGCAACCCCATCTGGACGGCGCTGCGGGGCCCGCAGGCCGCGTTTGCGCAGACCACGAACTTGGCCGCCCACTACGCTCCCCCGGTCGCCGTCTTCGCCGGTCTGGCAGAAGACACTCCGCAGGCCTGGGCCGACCTGACGGCGATGACCCCGGCAGGCGGGCTGGCCGTGCTGTTCGCCCCCGAGGTCATTGATGCCCCGGCGGGCTGGACGCGCGGCTTCGTGGGCAACCCGCTGCAGATGGTGCAGGCGCGGCCCCAGGCGACTGGGGCTCAGCCTGACGGTCTGAGTGTGCGCGAGCTGACCGCCGACGACGTGGGGGCCATGATGGACCTCACCGCCCTGACCCGCCCCGGTCCCTTTCTGCCCCGCACGCCCGAGCTGGGGCTGTACCTGGGCGTGTGGGACGAAAGCGGCGACGCCCCCCGCCTCGCGGCGATGGCCGGGCAGCGCCTCCAGCCGCCGGGGCACCGCGAGATCAGCGCGGTGTGTACCCACCCCGACTACCGGCGCCGGGGCCTGGCCCGCACCCTGGTCGCCCGCCTCGCGGCGCACAGCCACGCGGCGGGCGAGGTGCCGTTCCTGCACGTGAATTTGGAGAACGAGGGCGCCGTCGCTGTGTACCGCGACCTGGGGTTCGAGCCGGTGCGGCAGCTCCGCGCGACGGTGCTGAACAGGGAATAG